GTCTCAGCAGGAGCGACTTGACGTTGAGGTAATGACATATTGTAAAAGCTTATTTGGTCGTCAAACTTCTATTAGGTTAACGCCTCTCCCTTGACACAATTTAAATGCCTAGTATAAAAATATGAACACATATCTACTATCAGTAATAGACAATCAAAGTAAACCAAAATTTATCACGGGGTACATAAACAAAAGTTTATCGAAACAAGCTAGGCCAAGTATGCAATGTTCTCATCTTTGCAAGGGATATGACTGGTACTACACAATATTTCAGCTGAGATTAGCTTAATTGCAACAAGTGGTTAGAAAAGACTCCAAGTGGAAGCTTGTTGAAGAAGCCGAGTATATAGTTACATATAGCTTGTGCAAAATTCTAACAGCGCATTATAAGTAGACGAAAGCAGTAACAAGGACGATATGTGAAGAACTAATAGTTGTATTGTTCTACATTTCCCTTCATTTTAATCTTCTCAACATTCGCTTTATTTCAATGGAGTTCTATAATTCTCAATGTAGTTTTCCATGTTCTTTGTATTCTCCAATGGCCATGTTGTTTGTAGCCAAATAGCAGAATATACACATGTCTGAGGAAACTTTTTCAGTAATCCAAAGATATTACAAAGTAAATAGAGCGATGTCAATGTTTTACGTGCAGCAGAAAGCACAGAATAAATCCCCTTGTTCAATTTACAATCATTCTCGAATTCCATTTTCTAACGTCTTGACTCTTGAGATGCAAAAgcggtcaaaattttaaaaataaaattgcacAAGAGCAGTAGATCCAAGATGTTAACATGTTGCTGTTCATACAAAAATGAAGTTTCAAGGACATGGACAACAAGACTTAGTTGCAAAGTACACAAATTGGATATGATCGTGTTTGAAAGTCCAATAATTAGACTTCTAAACCACATCACAACCCCCTATCACATTGTGAGATAATAATAATGTTGATATAGACAGAAATCTGTTAGACACCTTCACTTCAACTTACAAAATTTATGTGGTGAGAATAGACATTTCCACTTCATCTTAAAATCACAAAGATCCAACTTTAATAACGGCCTACATGCGCAGCAAAAAATCTAGGAGCAACTGCAACAAACAAAAGAAGAAGGAGGAGGGACTTCTTTAAGTGGACTTTAGGGTTTTCCGGTGGAAATAAAGTGAAAGCTTCATGGTAACGCTCCCACTTCCAACTTATAGGTTGGGGTTTGATTTTTCACTAACCTAAATCCTCATTTCTAATTTGGCAATGATTGTGGGTTGTTCCTCATGGATAGAACACCTAGTCTCTAGTCCAAAAGGTTAGAAACTCATCGTGAGTTGACATCCACTGGTACTTCCCCGAACTCACAAGCTCTGTACCAGTAAACCTTCTAAGGCCACttaatattcaaataaaaagaaaacattctTTTTGTGTCAATGCTACAAGGACAAGGTAGAATCAGCTAACCTCATTTGATATATCAAAAACTCCATCCTGAATCTTCTTGTAGATTGTGGAAGCAGTTTGTATAAATGCCTTTCAAATAAAAGAGTTATCAGATCATACATTATAAATGATTGATGcctttttaaagaattttacataataaatcCGTAGATATCAATATGAAGTGCAGCATTCAAGAAATGCAATTTAGTACCTCCTCAACATTTTGAGAAGTTTTTGCAGAACACTCCATAAATATCAATCCATGTTCCTTTGCAAACTGCTCGCCTTCCTCAGTGCTTACTGCTCTCCTATGAGCAAGATCACTTTTGTTACCAACAAGCAAGATTGTCATGTTTGCATTTGCATGTTGCCTCGCATCTTCCAGCCAACTTGCAAGGTGATTAAAAGTCTCCCTCCTGTACAAAACACCAAAAAGATTAATAATCCAGGCAGATGTCCAAATTACGAAAAGGGGGGCTATTCATCCCACATTTAAGAAATACACATAATATGTTGGTCCAtagattattttataatataaaaaatagacCAACCAATTCCAACAAGAACTCCAAGAGCTAGTATTTGTTTAAAGCagaatttctttttcaaaatttacAGTATTATTGACGTTGACAAGTACAAGTTGAGTACAACTATATATTCAAATCAACAAGCTCTGATGACTTAAGAGTTAAGATGTCTGAAGACCTTTTCtcttcatttctttcatttgaacaggggggggggggggggggtaagAAAAtgtcaaataattaaatttttgctTATGATAACCAGAGATATGATATTCTTTGCAGGCTCCATCACCTGGTAATGTCATAAACCAGAAGAGCGCCAGCAGCCCCTCGGTAATAAGACCTTGTGATAGATCTAAATGATTCTTGACCAGCCTATAGCAGAAGACAGACGGTCAAAttcataaaattgcaacattaTTCAATTATTTGACAACATTAATATTTGGTACCAACCGTATCCCAAATCTGCAACTTTATAGGCTTGTTATCAATTGTAACCATCCTGGCCCCAAATTCAACACCAATGGTCAAGTCGTGCACAGGCTGAAACCTCTTGTCTGTAAACTGCAGAAGAAGACATGATTTCCCCACTCCTGTGAATAAAACATGCATGTCTTAGTTTTGACCATCTATTTTAAATGAGTTCAACAGTAATCTATACAAGATATTATGATGACTATATATAAGCAATTGGACAACATATTCATGGAAAAGATAAAACTCACTCTGGTTAGCCTATATACATTTTCGATCCCTTGTGCAACCATTCTTCCCAGAAACCTCAAGGCCAAACTccaaaaaatgttttaatttaaaagcTTCTTGACTGTGATGTCAAATACTTAACGATTTTTAGTACTATCAGTATCACCAATTTACTTTTCTTTACATACAATCATACACGAATAATTCCTTTGAAAATACGTAATATTATGTTATTATACAGATTTCAGCTAAAATCTTTCACCAGTCTCAGTGGATTCAATTAACATCCTTGAGTGGGATAGCTATCACTTGTCAACTTCATGTTGTGTGGCAATCATAAGCACATGACAAAAGGAACTGGGCATCTGCGTCCAactaatttcttctttaaacttTCCTAAAAGGTAACAGCCAGTTTGGTATAAGGAGTTGAAAATGGcaatggtaatgaaattttagTGTACTTTTGCTTGGACAATCTTCATGCTCATGCTTATCCAACTTCAAAGTTATCTtgttcttcacaaaattcattcccaTCCAATACCATTTGAAGGAgtggtattaagtggtaatgaaaatttatgaagaaaaaaaggtcTCGGGATAGAGTTCCATTTTCACGAGGATGACATACTACTTATCTTAAAATTTacaccaatttttttttaccattacCACTATATATGGATCTAAATGTCAGAATTTTAGAAAAGATCGTTGTAGGAAGATGAGGGTTGCGGAAAATGTGGATGATTAAATGGATAAATGGACATACTCTGAGAGATGGAATTCGAACGAAGGCACAAGAAAAGGTTCAGCGTCACAGATATTGAGAAAAAGATGAAAGATAATATTTTACAATGGTTTGAGCACGTGCAACGCCTTAATATTCGCAACCTTCCATTCTTAGCACCAAGGGTAGTTTATGAAGCCACAGATTGATAATCTCTAGGGATGAAACCACAGATTGAAGGGTTTAAATTCATTCAGGGTGGAGCAACATGATTCAAAGCATATAAGTTATGAATTATGATGTCGTCaattatttcaaataatttCTCTGCTACAATTCAAGTATTCAACTTAATCAAATccctaaataaaaatacatttacataattttctttaataatcaacAAGCTACGGCATACCAATCAATAAAAGGATGATGATCAAAACTAAGCGATTATATAATCattcataaaacaaaattaacataaatagcAATGAGATTTAGAAATGATTACCGGTATCTCCGATGATAATGTATTTGAAAAGGTATGCGTATGACATATCCACAACACAACACAACACAACGATCGTAATTAAGAATTATTTGTtgataatcaataattaattaagaattgattgattaattaataaatatagatTGAaaaaatggaagataatattttgAAATGGGAAAATAGATAGAGATTGaaagagaagagagaaagaCGTCAGAAAAAATTATGGAAGTTTTTCTTTCCTCCTTCCTTCTGCTGCTCGCAAGAAAATCAAGTTGACATCTTTGAACGCGGGTATTTCCCGAATCGTCGGTTAGGGTTAACCTACTAGGTGCTAACGAGCGTCAGTTTGAGAGGCACGAGACGCTCGAGCTCGGTCAAAACTTAATTTAGTCGATTTGAATAGACTTGATATGAGTTGAACATATTGTGAATATCAGAATATTACTGAAAAAAAGTGCACATACTTTATAAGCCAAAGAGATGTATATCATTTCAAAACTATATTGGTAATGGAAAAGAGACTCCAATAACTAATAAATTGTgcacatcatttttaatttgtcgatgtgCGATAAACCATAGCAACATGAATCCCCATCAAATTTGCATGtgagagtaatcaattaggaCAGGAACGCAATTCTTTTCGGATCTaccattttgatttttaataggaCCATCGGGTTGGATATCATGTTTAATtaagctggacttattgtgaatgccagcatattaacggaaAAACACGAAGTGCACACATTTCATAACCAAAGAGATCTACACCACCCAAAATCATAAGGTAATGGGAAAATGGCATCCAATAACctataaagtgtgcacaaaatTTTTAATTCGTCGGATTAACCATCCCAACACATTAAACTTAAGAATTATACATTAGTCAAGCGGTTAAGGGTATGTTTGGCCTAGCTTTTggaaataaacttttttttcctaaaagtaATTCTGTAGAAACTGTTTTTAGAGAAACATTTTTTAGAAACGGATATGTTTAGcttcatatttttaaaaagagtttttggaaaacaaaaacaatttgTGTGTTTGGCCTTTTTTTTCCTATGTTTACTTAAAGTTAGTGTTATATGACGGAAAAACATATAGCATACACTAAAAATAGTTGATGAGTTAAGTCAGGAAGCATTGATTTTAAGAGAAACACCCAAAAAACATATAAcatatagtaaaaaaataatcactACAAtgttagaaaaagaaaattcaaatacactaaagtaattgaaaataaaaataaataccaaatttGACAATTTACTATATGGAAAAACATATatgttaataaatttaaagataaaacatatatgaaaatttgatgTAATTTGATCGGATAATATTCAATAACCGTagaattacttaaaataattggGATGTTGGTTGTAATAACAAATGAATAATTATGCAATGAAgtagaaattttgaattttgaaggaAGATATAGGGGAAAAAGAAGTAATGAAAAAGATTTTCATAATTAGTTGGAGAgaatataagaatttttttaacataaaataagaaaagtaTGTAGCTCTTTGAGAAGTTGGGAGGAGAAGTTACAATTTGTAGCTTCTCCTCTTGACCCTTGTAGAAGTCGTTTTTagcttttttcaaaattatttcaaCTTGTTACAAATATAATATTTGGCCAAATTTTGACTTTTCTGTTGCAAAAGTTGTTGTAAAAGCTTGACCAAATACTACCtaagagttttttaattttttttttttttactttttatgacACTGGTTAGACTCTCaccatttatataaaaaaataattgtccCTTGCATGTAGATAGACTCTAGCTtacccaaaattaaaaaaaaaaataaataaatgaaactcATTTAAACTTGGCTTAAAAATCTACTAGTATACAACTATACAAGATTGTTGTGATTTGGTTTAGCCAAGGTTTGACTTAGCTTTATTATGTTTTGTAATCATCTTCTAGAAGATATGGAGCAGGAGGAACAGATTGATTCACGGCGGTTTTTCTATGTTAAGTTGAGCTAAGACTTGGGAATAATCAAAGTCTTTTGACATGCATGAAAAAGGGAGTTTAAATGGTGAACGTTATGAAGTAGTTTTCcaattttcaaaagtttttttttttttttgcctttataTAAAGAGCTGAATATTTTGGATTAAAATTGTAGGATCGTGCAAAAGCAAAAGTTTTCTCTTGCTGAAGCACTCAATCAAGTGGGATATTGCTTAAATAAGCAAAGACCAAAAGTCAGAGACATTAATTTGTTGGAAGGCTGCTTAACCGAGCAACCAAAAGCTCCATCGATTGAATATGTGTCTGCCCCAAGGATGAAGTTTGAcctataatcatcaacttatgttatattttctatCATCTCTTCATATGAAAGCCTTTTAGTCAAACATAAATTTGTATATGAAGCGATTTCACAATGAGACCTGCTCCATACACGAACCACATAGTccaactaatacaaactatgaAAATATGAGCTCTTTATTTTGAAGTTTTCTTGctaagagacgatctctcataAGTTATAAGATTAATCATTAGGTAAGAAGCAcaaatttctaatcaatcaccgttatttgtaaatcaccacaaaaagacaaaaaaaataataaaatatacaaaaccaaaaaaaataaagtaaaacaaCAAAACTCTCACCCTATCAAATACTACCACATAAGGACAATTTGTTGACCttacaaataaatattatttactaTAAGACTTTTTCGATAACAAGTATGTATGCAACTTGCAACttacaaataaatattatttactaTAAGATTTTTCGATAACAAGTATGTATGCAACTTGCAACTTATGCAAAGTGTtaaatctttcatttcaaaaaaggtggataagaattaaagttgtgattttttattaatgttgactTCTGATATCATTTCAATaaatcaattcaatcaaaaattaaagTTAGTTATTGTAACTCTAAGAAATCTTATATATTCCATTGCGACGTATACATGTATAACAATTAATATGTACTCCCTTTGTTCCCTAATGAAGTTCCCATAGTGTTTacgaaattaagaaaaatagaatttttagatattggatatattatttaattgaaaaataaagttgatggaagaaaagtagagaccataaacatttaaaaaatattaaaaaaaagttagtgaaaaaatatgagaaccacaactaataaaaaaatattgttacaaaattagtgaaaaacatGCGgagaccataagaaatataaaaatattaaaataaagttaataggagATATGTCGGACCATacgattataaaaatattaaaatgaggatgaataaggttatctttgtccaaaatttatgatataaatagaaaaattctttatacaaaaacaaataattcatttcaatgcGCAATATCAATTGCAGAGGTGTGGTATTAAGTGATAATGAAAAGTTATAAACAAAAGaacttttttattatcaactttttattaCTATAGGAATGACATAatacattttatgaaaatttacactataaatcattttcattaccactatttagtaTCAACAACCAAACGCGTGGTTGACATAATACTCTCTCTATTCCTCTTAATTTgtaacatttttcattttagtttgtcccAGTTATTTTGAACCTTTTTTGCAATTGTTTCACTCTCTTTCTTTTAATCTAATCCATAAACTTATACGTTTTTTACATCTTAACTACTTATTTCTATCCATTAATCTTTTGTCTTATTCTCTAACTAAATTCTAATTTtcactaaattttatttattttacgaCTTATGCAAAATAAGAGGGACAAATATTTAGCACGTGAAATTAGAAATGTTAGCCTTGCTAGTTGTTATACATATCTGTCTTAAATTTATTCCACCCATTTACAATCCAAAAATGTAGAAGACCCACCATGAAACTCCTATTTAGTGAAGCCATTAATTCGAAAGCAAACACACACAAGCCGACGACTACTTTGAAAAccctatatataataaaaatacataatgaaAATATGTCAATGATTGATTAATTATGCAGCTCACTATCTTTTTACTAACTTTTTACTATTTCCCAACTAaatatatctttttattatttttactaactttttctttatatttgtcccattttaaatttaaagctAGTTATATAAataaaggtgtttttttaatatttatatcttttttctagaaagaagaaaataaattaataaaaagatataTGTTCATAACATATTGAACCAAGCATTCAATGAGACCAATATTTTGTTATTGAAAGATATTTTGTGAAAGAACATTAGAAATTtgctaattattttattagataTTGAATTTGTAATGATTTTAACGTCTTATTATGCAGTTGagtttatttagtgttattgaCTTACTTTTATATTGAAGTTATTTCAAAGGCGGAAAACCTTTTATGTAAAGATTTTAACattattgaaataatttttattgttgactCAAAGAATTTAAGATATTTTCTGCAAATATTATGAGTTCTcataaattgataaaaaaattgtatttaattattaaatgatttactttattttgtGTTCTTTAAAAATTGGCAGatctttttttatagaaaactGTTACATTGCTTCAATAagaaatgaataattaattaagagaTGTATAAACATATTTACCTACGTTTATCATGGAAATAAGAAAAGTGTGGTTTCATATTTActatattaagaaataaattataaaagtcAATCTTTTTCTACCACATTAGCTTGAAGAATCGGCGGAAAATTTTTTGCCTACAGTCTGACACGTGTCAAGACTGTTTCTTCTTTGGTAGTTTTTATAGAGTAGATAGTTGTGGACTTGTGGttcttatattttttctactaactttttttttttaatattttttaatgtctattGTCCTCACTTTTTTCctatcaaatttatcatttaattaaatattatattcacTGTTtgaaagattttattttttataattttcgtAAACATTCATTATgggaatttttttaagaaacgaACATTTTAAAATACAAATGATGTGACATTCAATAcaaattttaactatttaataattttaattgtaatgttaatatctttaaaaaaaacaagtactaaagaataaatataaaaattgatttattgaaacaatatattttgataattttataaaatttcatgTGACTATATATTTTTAGTTAAGATATTCACTAAcagatactccctccgttcttttttgatcttccactttgggtttttcacacatattaagaaagatagaatctttgggttgtagtggatattattttaattaaatagtagtgtgaagtaatgattgtattgaaagtatgaggttgtagtgggtattattttaattaaatagtagtgtgaagtaatgattgtattgaaaatataagagagaaaataattataaataaaagaaaaggggtacattaaaagaaaatggggggtttagggggtaaaagtgagataaaaactttctaaaaatagaaagtattctaaagtagaagaacttttgaaactacccgttatagtaacgtggaagatcaaaaaagaacggagggagtatcatCAAAACACAACTTGTAAATAATGttataattaaattgttgcaaGTATATTATAAAAGAAATGTATTGATGTATTGTACTTCATATTTAGATTAAGAACCAAGTAATTTAATTGTTgggataataatataaaaaataaattttgttgaTGGTATTAAAACTATCAAGCAATGcgtggatgaaattaaagagACTGGTGCGAATTGTTTCAATCCCTACAAAAATGTAGCAAACCAATTGAAACAATCAAACAAATGTTACAGTATATATGTTGAGTGAGGCTCCAAATCACACTTTGGTGGAGGTAAGTTTGATCACCTCGTTGCTTACTCAATGGCTTGCACTATTGAGAATGATGATGAGTATGAATTAAAGCACGGAGTGATACGCTTTAgatcacttgatgaagtgatcaaggTGGATGAATTGGTGTGTATTGATGATCACAATGAAGTGCCAATGAAGGCTGCTCGAGTGGTCGAGCATATGAGGCACGATCGAGCTGCTAACCAGGAGGAGGACAGAAGATTCTGATCTAAGGCTCGACCGATCGAGCAGCCAGCAGCGGCTTGCTTCACCAGTTTCCTGTTTTGTTGCTGTTTTTTGTGGGCTTTAAGCCCTTTTGTCCTAGGTTTTTCTAATATGTTTTAGGGCTATATAAGGAGTGTTAAAACATCATCAGGGTATAAAGAGAGGCACATACAAGAGTGAAAGCTAAGGTTTACACCATAAGAGTACTTCCCCCTTGTATATGCATGTTTGTGAGAGATTGACATcaaaggttcaatctttgcttTGAGAGTGTAACAGACTCacaattcttaatcataatcttctgattaattatttcgaattttcaattcaaatctataatcctttggttatccatttcaaactatctttaattcctaaacattttccaattttgtaatttctttcatatattaaactaaaaaaaatattattttgtttaaaatctttttataagcactaaaatattattttattattttatagtacgaaaagtaaaattttattattatattcacggtgttgtaaaacgttacgttttaactttcttccttaaactaacattattacttattattttagGGCATTACTATTTGTCgccactcttttcattttatcgccaccccctcctaatgaaattgcaaatttgcccctgaactttaaaaatttacaaatttgccattggagttaataatagggcattactatttttttttaatttttttttattatttttatttatattattattgttattattattattattattgttattataattattatttttattattattattattattattattattagtattattattattattattatttaaatagaagtaacttacaaaataaattaattaaacaaaagaaattttataagtcgaaattcaaaaaataaaaaaaaatagcagtcgcacaaaacgtgcgactgtacctaggtcgagtcgcacaaaaagtgcgactcgacctaggtacagtcgcacgttttgtgcgactgctattttttttattattattgttattattattattattgttattataattattattattattgttattattattattattattattattattattattattattattattattattattattattattgttattattattattattattattattattattgtggtggttattattattattattaaattattatttttgttttaattattatatttaatttatatttttaaatgttattattgttattattattattattattattattattattatttaaacaaaagtaacttaaaaaataaattaattaaacaaaagaaattttataagtcgaaattcagaaaaaataaataaataaaataaaataaaataaaataaaataccagtcgcacaaaacgtgcgattgtacctaggtcgagtcgcacgttttgtgcgactcgacctaggtacagtcgcacgttttgtgcgactggtatttcattttatttatttatttttttaatattagtattattattattattattattgttattataataattattatttttgttattattattattattattattattattattattattattattattattattattattattaatattgtggttgttattattattattattaaatttttatttttgttttaattattatatttaatttatatttttaaatgttattattattattattattattattattattattagtataaaaataagaaattttaagtccaatggcaaagttgtaattttttaaattccaggggtaaattcgtaatttcatttaaaggggtggcgataaaatgaaaaaggtggcgacaaataagaatcgggtttaaccttataatttagATGCTTTGACAAATAAAGCCAAATTATGGCATCTTAGAATGGGACACATGACTATACAGAGATTGGAGCTCCTCATTCCAGGATTGAAGCACAAAAGAGCCAAGAATAAAGTGTTTTGTACTATTTGTCCCCTTGCAAAGCAAAGGAGGAATACATATCCTACATCTAATAGGAAAACAATAGCACCCCTAGAGCTCCTCCATATAGATATATGGGGACCTTTTAGGTATGTGACTAGAAAAAATTGTAGCATGTTCATCACAATAGTGGATGACTTCAGTAGAATGTGCTGGATATTTTTTATCAGAAATAAATCTGAATTCCCACAAATTTTCATGCATTTTGTCAAGTTTATTGAAAATCAAATGTCTATGAAATTTAAAGCCATAAGAACCGACAATGCAAAGGAATAAAACCtctaacattattattatattattattatttgaaa
The sequence above is drawn from the Amaranthus tricolor cultivar Red isolate AtriRed21 chromosome 5, ASM2621246v1, whole genome shotgun sequence genome and encodes:
- the LOC130813235 gene encoding ras-related protein RABB1c-like, whose protein sequence is MSYAYLFKYIIIGDTGVGKSCLLLQFTDKRFQPVHDLTIGVEFGARMVTIDNKPIKLQIWDTAGQESFRSITRSYYRGAAGALLVYDITRRETFNHLASWLEDARQHANANMTILLVGNKSDLAHRRAVSTEEGEQFAKEHGLIFMECSAKTSQNVEEAFIQTASTIYKKIQDGVFDISNESYGIKVGYGGTQGNAAGRDVSTQRGPCCSG